One Methanocaldococcus infernus ME DNA segment encodes these proteins:
- a CDS encoding V4R domain-containing protein → MSVSATRIVRMLEIIDNKAKFMGIKLTMIRNLLERYKNNKELIKEVLKLTEGKRLYDLILEACPELKEVVDEIKYEEIYEEEKEIIKEEIESFSFENRISLMAYIKDHLRDMYFGTNSNKIFYEIGKNYALKCNIKSYEEMEELIKEEFGEVEIIKDDKDIKVIIRDNKEAKNYVSSEPVCCIASGVISGCLESIYNKEFIVDVFEEKCIAKGDEYCLFIAKKSRKLIRELFDKY, encoded by the coding sequence ATGAGTGTTAGCGCAACACGAATCGTTAGGATGTTGGAGATTATTGATAATAAAGCTAAATTTATGGGTATTAAATTAACAATGATAAGGAACTTATTAGAAAGATACAAAAACAATAAAGAATTAATTAAAGAGGTTTTAAAACTCACTGAAGGGAAAAGATTATATGACTTAATCTTAGAAGCTTGTCCTGAATTGAAGGAAGTGGTTGATGAAATAAAATATGAAGAAATCTATGAAGAAGAGAAAGAAATTATTAAAGAGGAGATTGAATCTTTTAGCTTTGAAAATAGAATTAGTCTTATGGCATATATAAAGGATCACCTAAGGGATATGTACTTTGGAACAAATTCAAATAAAATTTTTTATGAGATAGGAAAAAACTATGCTTTAAAATGTAATATCAAAAGTTATGAAGAGATGGAAGAGCTTATTAAGGAAGAGTTTGGAGAGGTAGAAATTATAAAGGATGATAAAGATATTAAAGTTATAATAAGGGATAATAAAGAAGCTAAAAATTATGTATCTTCTGAGCCTGTTTGTTGTATTGCCAGTGGTGTTATCTCAGGATGCTTAGAAAGTATATATAATAAAGAGTTTATTGTAGATGTGTTTGAAGAAAAGTGTATAGCTAAAGGAGATGAATATTGCTTATTTATAGCAAAGAAGTCAAGAAAATTAATTAGAGAATTATTTGATAAATATTAA
- a CDS encoding CheF family chemotaxis protein has product MPSKPKEIARFNGKGILLNQYTMKNPALKWEKLEIILYEDHFEFIFPNRKINVEIQYVEDVGAELPRRAIEVAKASLEDITYHSSIVYKLPNSDKTMVGFAPETSIYGRKPIEIFLNHVFHVLLDKKPCKIQYAAIKGGTLDPNVKWEDGKFIFVKRKSSLISADLLAVVVIKDGKPKAYNIFTNIESIRIKNKLVDDKEEEVLEIKQVKNNENITSYLYVPARERLFVLRYIYTLTKYKNVVKDLLPKTEDEIASEFAAEAFSGDKIKSELEKLTPEEQEILMALYTGISSLELPNVLNMDVDEVERILDDLIEKGLLTLVRIRKEVELSEKGRAITNYIVSNF; this is encoded by the coding sequence ATGCCATCAAAACCTAAGGAGATAGCAAGGTTCAATGGAAAGGGAATATTATTAAACCAATATACTATGAAAAATCCTGCTCTAAAATGGGAGAAGTTAGAAATTATATTATATGAGGATCACTTTGAATTTATTTTCCCAAATAGAAAAATTAATGTTGAAATCCAATATGTTGAAGATGTTGGAGCTGAGTTACCAAGGAGAGCTATAGAAGTTGCTAAGGCTTCTTTAGAAGATATTACTTACCACTCCTCTATAGTCTATAAGTTACCAAACTCAGACAAAACAATGGTTGGTTTTGCTCCAGAAACATCAATATATGGAAGAAAGCCAATAGAGATATTTTTAAACCATGTCTTCCATGTTCTCTTAGATAAGAAACCCTGTAAAATCCAATATGCTGCAATTAAGGGAGGAACCTTAGATCCAAATGTAAAATGGGAGGATGGTAAGTTTATATTTGTTAAAAGAAAATCCTCATTAATAAGTGCTGATCTCCTTGCTGTTGTTGTTATCAAGGATGGAAAGCCAAAGGCATATAATATATTCACAAATATAGAATCTATTAGAATAAAGAATAAGCTTGTTGATGACAAAGAGGAGGAAGTATTAGAGATAAAGCAGGTTAAGAATAATGAGAATATTACTTCATACTTATATGTCCCAGCAAGGGAAAGGTTGTTTGTTTTAAGGTACATATATACATTAACAAAATACAAGAATGTAGTTAAAGATCTATTACCAAAAACTGAAGATGAAATAGCTTCTGAGTTTGCTGCTGAAGCCTTCTCTGGAGACAAAATAAAGAGTGAGCTTGAAAAGCTTACTCCAGAAGAGCAAGAGATTCTTATGGCTTTATATACAGGGATCTCTTCATTAGAGCTACCTAATGTTTTAAATATGGATGTTGATGAAGTTGAAAGGATACTTGATGACTTGATAGAGAAAGGTTTATTAACCCTTGTAAGAATTAGAAAAGAAGTTGAACTTTCAGAGAAGGGTAGAGCAATAACAAACTATATAGTCTCTAACTTCTAA
- a CDS encoding response regulator encodes MAKIVKTLVVDDSAFMRNILKKILTSTGKFVVVGEASNGKEAIEKAKELQPDLITMDIVMPEMDGITATREIKKILPNVKIVMCTSIDQEKKVIEALEAGADGYIVKPFQAQKVIEELNKLFPDE; translated from the coding sequence ATGGCAAAGATAGTAAAAACCTTAGTTGTTGATGACTCAGCATTTATGAGAAATATATTAAAGAAGATATTAACTTCCACAGGTAAGTTTGTTGTTGTAGGAGAAGCTTCAAATGGAAAAGAGGCAATAGAAAAAGCTAAAGAGCTTCAGCCAGATTTAATAACTATGGATATAGTTATGCCAGAGATGGATGGGATTACTGCAACAAGAGAGATAAAGAAGATCTTACCAAATGTAAAAATAGTTATGTGTACCTCCATTGACCAAGAGAAGAAGGTTATTGAAGCCCTTGAAGCTGGAGCTGATGGTTACATAGTTAAGCCATTCCAAGCTCAGAAGGTTATAGAAGAGCTTAATAAATTGTTCCCTGATGAATAA
- a CDS encoding chemotaxis protein CheC has product MKYGKVEISPKSWEIIVKNIIEDTLGNGESKGKIDLENLSKIEEVGKFASEKAMRFISDMTGYKSCLKVFNVRLITPSEIMEEYGDEKRIFTKIDFSGDIKGSGILIFSEEDAIKLAKAMLLGMGMESDSDEMDEMKISAINEICNILISAYVDSFANFMKTSLTMTPPEFITGSGKEVLKKIFEKYNIGDEIILAFRSTLHVEEVGSQFDVLIVLPQESVTMIFEAIRKGEINDKLSVKYDQ; this is encoded by the coding sequence ATGAAATATGGAAAAGTTGAAATCTCACCAAAGTCTTGGGAGATCATTGTGAAAAATATTATTGAAGATACCTTAGGGAATGGAGAAAGTAAAGGGAAGATAGATTTAGAGAACTTATCAAAAATTGAAGAAGTTGGTAAGTTTGCTTCTGAGAAGGCCATGAGATTTATCTCAGATATGACAGGTTATAAATCATGTCTCAAGGTTTTTAATGTTAGGCTAATAACCCCATCAGAGATTATGGAAGAGTATGGAGATGAGAAGAGAATCTTTACTAAAATAGACTTTTCTGGAGATATAAAAGGGTCAGGGATATTAATATTCTCTGAAGAAGATGCTATTAAGTTGGCTAAAGCTATGTTGTTAGGCATGGGAATGGAATCAGATAGTGATGAAATGGATGAGATGAAAATATCAGCTATAAATGAGATCTGTAATATTTTAATTTCTGCCTATGTTGATTCTTTTGCAAACTTTATGAAAACCTCTCTAACCATGACTCCTCCAGAGTTTATAACTGGCTCTGGAAAAGAGGTTTTAAAGAAAATTTTTGAGAAGTATAATATAGGGGATGAAATAATCTTAGCATTTAGATCAACTTTACATGTTGAAGAGGTTGGCTCACAGTTTGATGTCCTTATAGTGTTACCACAGGAATCTGTAACCATGATCTTTGAGGCTATAAGAAAAGGAGAAATTAATGATAAGCTCTCTGTAAAGTATGACCAATAA
- a CDS encoding ribosome biogenesis/translation initiation ATPase RLI, with the protein MRLAIIDYERCQPKKCSLECLKYCPGVRMGEKTIEINEDTGKPVISEVLCSGCGICVKRCPFKAISIIGLPEELDESKIVHSYGQNRFKLFGLVVPRDGVVGIIGQNAIGKSTILRILAGELIPNLGKHDEEPSYDKVIEKFKGTELQSYFEMLKERKVKAIHKVQYVDILPKVVKGKVRDILKRVDERGKFEEVVKKLELENILDRELDKLSGGELQRVAIAAAYLREGDIYFFDEPTSWLDIRQRFNMAKLVRELKKVVVVEHDLIVLDYLSDYVHIMYGVPGAYGIVSLPKSVRVGINEYLYGELKDENIRFRKEPIVFEKRAIIDYKNRPILLSYSDMKKSLGSFKLEVKGGTIYKGEVIGILGPNGIGKTTFIKLLAKVIEPDEGEVFSEDIKVSYKPQYITPDYDGTVEDLLSSITNIHSSYYKSEIINPLQLEKLLDREVKELSGGELQRVAIAACLSRDADIYLLDEPSAFLDVEQRLAVSKVIRRIADEKEAGIFVVDHDILFQDYISDRFIVFSGEPGIYGKGSEPLNKREGANRFLKEMQITFRRDPETGRPRANKEGSQKDREQKEKGEYYYE; encoded by the coding sequence ATGAGATTGGCAATAATTGACTATGAGAGATGTCAGCCAAAAAAATGCTCCTTAGAGTGCTTAAAATACTGTCCTGGAGTTAGAATGGGAGAGAAAACAATAGAGATTAATGAAGACACTGGAAAGCCTGTTATTTCAGAGGTTTTATGCTCTGGCTGTGGGATCTGTGTTAAGAGATGTCCATTTAAAGCTATATCAATTATAGGCTTACCTGAAGAGCTTGATGAGAGTAAGATAGTCCATTCCTATGGACAGAATAGGTTTAAGCTCTTTGGCTTGGTTGTGCCAAGGGATGGGGTTGTTGGAATCATTGGGCAAAATGCTATTGGGAAGAGTACAATATTAAGGATCTTAGCAGGGGAATTAATCCCTAACTTAGGAAAACATGATGAAGAGCCAAGTTATGATAAGGTGATAGAAAAATTTAAAGGAACAGAGTTACAAAGTTATTTTGAAATGCTAAAAGAGAGGAAAGTAAAAGCTATTCATAAGGTTCAGTATGTTGACATCTTGCCAAAGGTTGTTAAGGGAAAGGTTAGAGATATTTTAAAGAGGGTAGATGAGAGAGGAAAGTTTGAGGAAGTTGTTAAAAAGCTTGAGCTTGAAAATATCTTAGATAGGGAGCTTGACAAACTCTCTGGTGGAGAGTTGCAGAGAGTTGCTATAGCTGCAGCTTATTTAAGAGAGGGAGACATTTACTTCTTTGATGAGCCAACCTCTTGGTTAGATATAAGGCAAAGGTTTAACATGGCTAAGCTTGTTAGGGAGTTAAAAAAGGTTGTTGTTGTTGAGCATGACTTAATAGTCCTTGACTACCTCTCTGATTATGTTCATATCATGTATGGGGTTCCTGGAGCTTATGGAATTGTTTCACTACCAAAGAGTGTTAGAGTGGGAATAAATGAATATCTCTATGGAGAGTTAAAGGATGAGAATATAAGATTTAGAAAAGAGCCTATTGTTTTTGAAAAGAGAGCTATTATAGATTACAAAAATAGGCCTATTTTATTAAGCTATTCTGATATGAAAAAGTCTCTTGGATCTTTTAAATTGGAAGTTAAAGGAGGAACAATCTACAAGGGAGAAGTTATAGGGATCTTAGGCCCTAATGGGATAGGAAAAACTACCTTTATCAAGCTCTTAGCTAAGGTTATAGAGCCAGATGAGGGAGAAGTATTTAGTGAAGATATCAAAGTTTCTTACAAGCCACAGTATATAACTCCAGACTATGATGGGACTGTTGAAGACCTTCTAAGCTCAATAACTAATATACACTCCTCCTATTATAAGTCAGAGATTATCAACCCTTTACAGCTTGAGAAACTATTGGATAGGGAAGTTAAAGAGCTTTCAGGTGGAGAGTTGCAGAGAGTAGCTATAGCTGCATGTTTAAGTAGAGATGCTGACATCTATTTATTGGATGAGCCATCAGCCTTCTTAGATGTTGAGCAAAGGTTAGCTGTCTCTAAGGTTATTAGAAGAATAGCTGATGAAAAAGAGGCTGGAATCTTTGTAGTTGATCATGACATCCTCTTCCAAGACTATATCTCAGATAGATTCATAGTATTCTCAGGAGAGCCAGGAATTTATGGGAAGGGAAGTGAGCCATTGAATAAGAGGGAAGGAGCTAATAGATTTTTAAAAGAGATGCAAATCACCTTTAGGAGAGATCCTGAAACAGGAAGGCCAAGGGCTAATAAAGAGGGAAGTCAAAAGGATAGAGAGCAGAAGGAGAAGGGAGAATATTACTATGAATAA
- a CDS encoding DEAD/DEAH box helicase, with protein sequence MIKEFKEYIIYSKEIPKREGVFGEFNFKNKEVNALLEKLNFKLYKHQVEALKALYEGRDILLTTPTASGKSEVFRLSILDNFLSEREDKYLLIFPTRALIYNQYEKFKYIIEKFKELINEGLKIEVLTGDTSYSKRLKILEEKPEILIVTPDMLHFQILRFRERYRWLLDNLRYLVVDEIHEYNGVFGANVSYVFKRLLSLTEPQIIALSATLKDPKSFTKTLFERDFEVISKAYNPSPKKYFLVFYSENIDEKDLLGKILSYLISKNIKTLTFFDSRRKTEEILKFLLSRGLKKIITYRGTFTHEDRREIERKFKEGEYLVLLTTNALELGIDIGDVDTVINYGIPSTGIFSLIQRFGRAGRRDREAINAIILRKDGLDIYYKENVEELSEKVVKGIIEDLPITKENRLIAKKHILLMIKEHGYISIDKFNDFEKSILKELSIEGKVKLVRIKDKLYVTTLEDVKYNSLRNIRDDSYYLVNGFVDEKIKDYDEKEILSYIDKLKEEKKLVEVLPIEEFYSSLLPGMVYYSRGEAYLILDVVSNKHYHFLSSLKLNINVKCSPLSEEEVSILKVNDEKEFKGIKICRGRLKIVNTISKFIVDGEVEKYLNLIEKLKNSNYFKDLEVEYLKRLGKVVVSFPKREHIFETEGIYLIFPNSIKQIPKREFDIFFSQLDDDYKEVAIELYSEINRRSLYNLFLGATSHYIRNRIKKALYSKRLKASDEIVYKIFNIIESKDGVISGLHAIEHLFIKLSPIFAFVNSKELGGRSYSSYPKAPYLGKSIIFIYDANEGGSGLSELLYKYSETLIKKVYKHLNICNCYYGCPKCILSTKCGNFNEFLSKWQAIEILKQLLEGEG encoded by the coding sequence ATGATTAAAGAATTTAAAGAATATATTATTTATTCTAAGGAGATCCCTAAGAGAGAAGGAGTTTTTGGAGAATTCAACTTCAAAAATAAAGAAGTTAATGCTCTTCTTGAGAAGCTAAATTTTAAGTTGTATAAGCATCAGGTTGAGGCTTTAAAAGCTCTTTATGAAGGTAGAGATATTTTATTAACAACACCTACAGCCAGTGGAAAGAGTGAAGTCTTTAGGCTAAGTATCTTAGACAACTTTCTCAGTGAGAGGGAAGATAAATATCTATTAATTTTCCCAACAAGAGCATTAATTTATAACCAATATGAAAAATTTAAATATATTATTGAGAAATTTAAAGAGCTAATCAATGAAGGGTTAAAAATAGAGGTTTTGACTGGAGACACTTCATACAGTAAGAGGCTAAAAATCTTGGAGGAGAAACCAGAGATATTAATAGTTACTCCAGACATGCTACACTTCCAAATATTGAGATTTAGAGAAAGATATAGATGGCTCTTAGATAATCTAAGATACTTAGTTGTTGATGAGATTCATGAATACAATGGTGTCTTTGGGGCAAATGTTAGCTATGTCTTTAAAAGACTTCTCTCCCTAACTGAGCCTCAAATTATTGCTCTATCAGCAACATTAAAGGATCCTAAAAGCTTTACAAAAACTCTTTTTGAGAGAGACTTTGAAGTTATAAGTAAAGCCTACAATCCAAGCCCAAAGAAATATTTTTTAGTCTTTTATTCTGAAAATATAGATGAGAAAGACCTATTAGGGAAGATATTAAGCTATTTAATAAGTAAAAATATAAAAACTCTCACCTTCTTTGATTCAAGAAGGAAAACTGAGGAGATATTAAAATTTTTACTTAGTAGGGGCTTAAAAAAGATAATAACTTACAGAGGAACCTTTACCCATGAGGATAGGAGAGAGATAGAGAGGAAATTTAAAGAGGGAGAATATTTAGTTTTACTAACCACAAATGCTTTAGAGTTAGGAATAGATATAGGAGATGTTGATACAGTTATTAACTATGGAATTCCCTCAACTGGCATCTTCTCTTTAATCCAAAGATTTGGTAGAGCTGGGAGAAGAGATAGGGAAGCAATAAATGCTATCATACTAAGAAAGGATGGTTTGGACATTTATTATAAAGAGAATGTTGAAGAGCTCTCTGAGAAGGTTGTTAAGGGAATTATTGAAGACTTACCAATAACTAAGGAAAATAGGTTAATAGCCAAGAAACACATACTACTAATGATAAAAGAGCATGGATATATAAGTATTGATAAATTCAATGACTTTGAAAAGAGTATCTTGAAGGAGCTAAGTATAGAGGGAAAGGTCAAGCTTGTTAGAATAAAGGATAAGTTATATGTCACCACTTTAGAAGATGTGAAATATAACTCTCTTAGAAATATAAGAGATGACAGCTATTACTTAGTTAATGGCTTTGTAGATGAGAAAATAAAGGATTATGATGAGAAGGAGATTTTAAGTTACATAGATAAGTTAAAGGAAGAGAAAAAGTTGGTTGAAGTTCTGCCAATTGAAGAATTTTACTCTTCTCTACTCCCTGGGATGGTTTATTACTCAAGAGGAGAAGCTTATCTAATCCTTGATGTTGTGAGTAATAAGCATTATCACTTCCTTTCATCATTAAAGTTAAATATAAATGTTAAATGCTCTCCTCTCTCTGAGGAAGAGGTTTCCATATTAAAGGTTAATGATGAGAAAGAATTTAAGGGAATTAAGATCTGTAGAGGAAGGTTAAAGATAGTTAATACTATCTCAAAATTTATAGTTGATGGAGAGGTTGAAAAATATCTAAATTTAATAGAGAAATTAAAAAATTCTAACTACTTCAAAGATTTGGAGGTTGAATATTTAAAAAGGTTAGGAAAGGTAGTAGTTTCCTTCCCTAAGAGAGAGCATATCTTTGAAACTGAGGGAATTTATCTAATCTTCCCAAATTCAATAAAGCAAATTCCTAAGAGAGAGTTTGATATCTTTTTCAGTCAGTTGGATGATGACTATAAAGAGGTGGCTATAGAGCTTTACTCAGAGATTAATAGGAGATCTTTATATAATCTCTTCTTAGGGGCTACATCTCACTATATAAGGAATAGAATTAAAAAAGCTCTTTATAGTAAGAGATTAAAAGCCTCTGATGAGATAGTTTATAAAATTTTCAACATTATTGAAAGTAAGGATGGGGTTATTAGTGGGCTACATGCTATAGAGCATCTTTTTATAAAACTTTCTCCTATTTTTGCCTTTGTTAATAGTAAAGAACTTGGAGGAAGGAGTTATAGCTCTTATCCTAAGGCTCCTTATTTAGGAAAGAGCATTATCTTTATTTATGATGCCAATGAAGGAGGTTCTGGGCTTTCTGAACTTCTCTATAAGTATAGTGAAACCTTAATAAAGAAGGTTTATAAACACTTAAATATTTGCAATTGCTATTATGGATGTCCCAAATGTATCTTATCAACAAAGTGTGGTAACTTCAATGAATTTTTAAGCAAGTGGCAAGCTATTGAAATTTTAAAACAGCTACTGGAGGGAGAAGGATGA
- a CDS encoding winged helix-turn-helix domain-containing protein — MENLWAKIGETAGRIYNILLEGEKTLSQLEKILRKEGYSPSVIKMAIGWLAREDKVDVLKDNRKMVIKLKNP, encoded by the coding sequence ATGGAAAACCTTTGGGCTAAAATTGGAGAAACTGCTGGAAGAATATATAATATTTTACTTGAGGGAGAGAAAACTTTATCTCAGTTGGAAAAAATATTAAGAAAAGAAGGATATAGCCCAAGTGTTATAAAGATGGCTATAGGCTGGTTGGCAAGGGAGGATAAAGTAGATGTCTTAAAAGACAATAGGAAAATGGTTATCAAGCTTAAAAATCCTTAA
- a CDS encoding glycosyltransferase family 4 protein translates to MRICIVTWEYPPNIVGGLSIHCKGLAEALAKIGEEVDVITVGDRDEVINGVNIYRVSPPYHSHFLTRILLMAEELEKKVGIVDKDYDVIHCHDWMTHFVGANLKHNRKIAYVQSIHSTEMGRCGGINSEDSSLIHHLEWLSTYESCQVITVSRALKEEVCSIFSTPWDKVNVIYNGINPEEFDLNLSYEEKINFRRSIGVHDNEIMLLYVGRLTYQKGVEYLIRAMPILLSKYNIRLVIAGNGDMANYLKDLCNWLNVGHKVNFLGFVNGERLKYLYNSADLTVIPSIYEPFGIVALEAMASGCPVVASSVGGLREIIQHEYNGIWVYPGNPESIAWGVSRVLDDEGLRNYIVKNAKKDAYTKYSWINIAKETVKVYKKAIEMMSYGKPLG, encoded by the coding sequence ATGAGAATCTGTATAGTGACTTGGGAATATCCACCTAACATAGTAGGGGGTTTATCCATACACTGTAAGGGGTTAGCTGAGGCTTTAGCTAAGATTGGGGAAGAGGTTGATGTTATCACTGTGGGTGATAGGGATGAAGTTATAAATGGAGTTAACATATATAGAGTTTCTCCTCCTTACCATAGCCACTTTCTAACAAGAATTTTACTGATGGCTGAAGAGCTTGAGAAAAAGGTAGGAATTGTTGATAAGGACTATGATGTTATTCACTGTCATGACTGGATGACACACTTTGTAGGGGCTAACTTAAAGCATAATAGGAAGATAGCTTATGTTCAATCTATTCACAGCACTGAGATGGGAAGATGTGGAGGAATAAATTCTGAAGACTCTTCCCTCATCCATCATTTAGAATGGCTTTCAACCTATGAATCTTGTCAAGTTATCACTGTAAGTAGGGCTTTAAAAGAAGAAGTTTGTTCTATCTTCTCAACTCCATGGGATAAGGTTAATGTTATATACAATGGAATAAACCCTGAGGAGTTTGATCTAAATTTAAGTTATGAGGAGAAGATAAACTTTAGAAGATCAATAGGAGTTCATGACAATGAGATCATGCTCTTATATGTTGGAAGGCTAACATATCAGAAAGGGGTTGAGTATTTAATAAGAGCTATGCCAATACTTTTAAGTAAGTATAATATAAGGTTAGTTATAGCTGGAAATGGAGATATGGCTAACTATTTAAAAGACCTCTGTAACTGGCTAAATGTTGGGCATAAGGTTAACTTCTTAGGATTTGTAAATGGGGAGAGGTTAAAATATTTGTATAACTCAGCTGATCTAACTGTAATCCCCTCCATCTATGAGCCTTTTGGAATTGTGGCCCTTGAAGCCATGGCATCTGGCTGCCCAGTGGTGGCAAGTTCTGTAGGTGGGTTGAGGGAGATAATACAGCATGAATATAATGGTATCTGGGTTTATCCAGGGAATCCAGAGTCTATAGCCTGGGGGGTTAGTAGAGTTTTAGATGATGAAGGCTTAAGAAACTATATAGTTAAGAATGCCAAGAAAGATGCTTATACTAAATACAGTTGGATAAATATAGCTAAGGAAACTGTTAAAGTCTATAAAAAGGCTATAGAGATGATGAGCTATGGAAAACCTTTGGGCTAA